GTTTTAATTTTAATGACGAAGGTGTTTGGTAAACGTATGAAATTTTTCCGGAAAATTATTTTAAGTGATCGAACAACAACGGAAAAAGGGTATGTATCAAATGAAACGAGAGTCGACCTCATTGGGAAGGTCGGAATCGCCATCACAACTTTACGTCCATCAGGAACAGCCCTTTTTGACGACGAACGGCTTGATGTTGTAACAGAAGGAAGTTATATTGAAAAAGGTAAGAGAGTTAAAGTTATGAAAACAGAAGGTTCCAAAATTATTGTAAGAGAAGTATTAGATTAGGAGGTAAAGTATGGACCCGTCAACATTTTTATTACTAGGTTTAATTGCTATTGGTTTTATATTATTGGCCGTATTATTTACTTTCGTCCCGGTAATGCTATGGATTTCAGCCCTTGCTGCTGGTGTTCGTATCAGCATCTTCACGCTTATTGGAATGAGGCTTCGTCGAGTTATTCCTAGTCGTGTAATTAATCCATTAATTAAAGCTCATAAAGCGGGATTAGATGTAACGACAAATCAACTTGAGAGCCACTATTTAGCAGGTGGTAATGTAGATCGCGTTGTTAATGCTTTAATTGCAGCAGAACGAGCAAACATTGAACTATCATTTGAACGTTGTGCTGCGATCGACCTCGCAGGACGCGATGTGTTAGAAGCTGTTCAAATGAGTGTCAATCCAAAAGTGATTGAAACTCCTTTTATCGCCGGTGTAGCCATGGATGGTATTGAAGTCAAAGCAAAAGCAAGAATTACGGTTCGTGCTAACATTGACCGACTTGTCGGTGGTGCTGGTGAAGACACAATTATTGCCCGTGTTGGGGAAGGAATCGTTA
The Bacillus kexueae DNA segment above includes these coding regions:
- the floA gene encoding flotillin-like protein FloA (flotillin-like protein involved in membrane lipid rafts), with product MDPSTFLLLGLIAIGFILLAVLFTFVPVMLWISALAAGVRISIFTLIGMRLRRVIPSRVINPLIKAHKAGLDVTTNQLESHYLAGGNVDRVVNALIAAERANIELSFERCAAIDLAGRDVLEAVQMSVNPKVIETPFIAGVAMDGIEVKAKARITVRANIDRLVGGAGEDTIIARVGEGIVSTIGSSSNHKKVLENPDLISQTVLGKGLDSGTAFEILSIDIADVDIGKNIGAILQTDQAEADKNIAQAKAEERRAMAVAKEQEMRAKVEEMRAKVVEAEAQVPLAMAEALRSGNIGVMDYMNIKNISADTEMRDSIGKLTKEQEDEE